The stretch of DNA atttttcttatatctttttatatattcttGCCTTTGGAGATTCCTTGTGATGATTTCTTGTATGGACCATGTCTATCTGAGTATTGGGTATTGGATTGGAGTATCTTCCCAGCTGCCACTGGTAGTGTTAGTATTAGTATAGGATGTCGCCATTCGCCCGTCTAGCTTCAACTCAGCTCCTCTTAGCCAATAATAGGGGGTACATTTTTAAGATAAGCTGGGTTAAATTCCCCTCTCAATCATCTCAACATGCAATAGAATTgttaggcaatttatatcaaggTCAGGCTGCACAAtgcaaacgacgtcgttttggtcattttaattaacggtttgttttctttttggaaatcacgtttctcgtttcggtcggtctgtgtatttgtgtgtgtattctttgaagacatTCAGTTATTGTTCtatgtagttgtgtcaatattctgtgtattccctgaagtcattctgtgtattttagacaaGGATTCAGTGTATTtatgttagtggtacttaaacacaggggtgatgtgtttgtttatttgatgttttcattttttgtgtattctttgaaagtattatgtgtattgtagactacgattctgtgtattcatgttagagATACTTAAAtataggttgtgatgtgttttgtgtattcgaatgttaggaggaggatttatgtgtagttgtgtcaatattctgtgtattccttGAAGTCATTCGAAGCGGCGTCCGTCCAGTAACAATACGGCGTCATTTCGAACCAGGATTCACAGTGCACTATAACGATTGGAATTGTTAGCCATGGGGCATGGCAACGAGTAGAATACCCCATCATTAAGTATTTTTAAGATATATAAGCTAGGTTAAATTCCCCTCTCAATCATCTCAAAATGCAATACAATTGTTAGCCATGGGCATGGCAACGAGTAGAGTGCCCGCTAATTAAGTATTTTTCAAACCCAAACTTATAGAATATATACTCACCATAAAAGATACATGCCAATAACAATTGAGTATTAACGGCTAATCCTAAGTTGATTAATTAGAATCTCTTCTAAATTAACATTTCCTTAATGATTGCATAAACGATTTGTAAATTCTACTAAACGATTTGTAAATTCTACTGAACGATTTGACTCGAACACAAAAGATTGATATCATCCTTCCCTCTAGGGTTGCAATCCACTCATTCCAATTGTGTGAGATCTACATTAATTAACTATGATATTTATATCGCAAAATTCATGCACTAATCAAGAATCTAATAAGTCggcaattatatattaattcaaGAACCATAAAGAAACATAATTGAATCAAAGGACAAACAATTATAAATTAGTAAGAAACAATCAAGAACAAAGTCTCAACCTAGGATTCACCATAAATCAAAGTACTACAATGTTTAGCTTCTAAACTTGGAAGCAAGCacgaaagaaattaaagaaacaagaaaagaaacaaagaacatAGGAAAACCCCTTTAATCagtgaaaaaaataaagattcCAAGCTTCCCCAAGATGAAAAGATATATTCTGAAGAGTGGTTGAAGCCCCCAAGAGTTTCTTGGAATCTTTCTTGATGTCTACGATCGAAAAGTCCTTCAAAAGATTTCAAAGATCTCAAATCGGGGGAAAGCTTTGGAGGATCCTCTATTGCCGCTAATGAAGATATTCTAGGAAGCTAAGAGGCCTAGTTTGAGGGAAATATTGAGGATGACAAGGAAGGAAATGAAGAAGAGACTGAGTCTTTACTTGCCAAATCCAAAGAAAATGAGAAAGGAAAAATTTCAATCCAAGGAAAAATCAAGGAAGAAATCAAGAAGATAATAAGGTGATGATCCGGTTATTCCTTATGACCTTTTACCATTCTAAAAAAGGTTGTGTCAATCGAAGGAAACCAAGAGGGAAATTAGATTAAAGAAAATGCTAAGCAATTTGGAGATCTCCATGCCATTCATGGATGTTCCTGACCCAAATCAcatcttataaaaaaattcttgaaGGATGTTTTTGAGCAATAAGAAGAAATTAGAGAAGAATGCTATATTTGATTTGAGTGTGGGAGCCATGACACGTGCTATCCTTAAAAAATCTTTACCTCCAAAACTAAAGGACTCCTGTAGTTTCTTCATACCTTGTGTGATAAGAGGATTTGCGGTTAGCAAGGCTTTGTGTGATCTAGGGCAAGTGTGAGCATCATGCCATAATCTTTGTGCAATAAATTGAGTTTGGGAGAGCGCAAACCTACATCAATGACCCTACAAATGGAAGACCGCTCAACCAAGCGCTGGTGGGAGTCTTGGAGGACATCCTGATGATGATAGATCAATATCTCATCCTGGGTGATTTTGTAGTTCTTGATATTGAGGAGGATTCTAAGGTGCCCATCATTTTGGGAAGACCATTCTTAGCCACCGCGGAAGTTATTGATGTGAATAAAGGAAAATTGGCCATGGAGATAAGGGATAACAAGATTGAGTTTAACATCTTTCAAATGGTCAAACATCGACCCTCATATATTGATGAATACAAGTTCATAGGTGTACATGTGGTCGTGTGGGTGGTGACTGTGAGAATAAGGTTGTTGGAGAAAAAGGAAACCAAAATTTTGACAAAGTGCATGGTTTGGAAAAAGAATTCAAGGTAAATTAAATTTGCGGAATGATGGCAAGGGAAGTTGGAGATACGAGTCTAGAAGAATTTTCAACAAAAAGTTCTATGAAGTAATAAACTGAGGAATGTATTTGATATATTCAAATAATCTATACAtcaatatataaacacacacacacgcacgcaCAAGTAAGGAACCTATTATCAAAAGGTATGAcctaaataaactaaaatacatGACTCTTCTAATGTATTTCAACACTCTCCCTCAAGCTGGAACATATAAATGTATTAAATTCTAGGACCTCTAAGTGACTTAGTAAGAATGTCTGCCAATTGGTCAATGATGTTAACATGGCTTGTAGTAATCCATCCTGAAATAATCTTTTCCCTAATGAATTGACATTTgacttcaatatgtttggttcgtTCAAGGAAGACCGGATTCATAGCAATATGTAGAGCTTCTTGGTTGTCACATATCAATGTCATTTGTGTAAAATCACAATATTATAGCTCTTAAAGTAAGTGTTTTAGCCATGTGAATTCAATGCGCATGCATATCCGTGCATGTGTTAAAGAGTGTGTATTCGAGAATGCAATACCACATTGCACCATTAAGGTAAAAACTATTGTTTTCGTTCAATTAATATTAACTTCTAAGACAATTTGGTATTTTATAATAAtcttagtcttttttttttttaaatgctaataaatgatataacaaataataatttgatagaatttttaataaaaatcatttttttctatattatatatcCTTTATTATGTCatttgtgagttttttttttttttttgggtaaaactaaaatatttttttttaaaatatcaaattgcCTTTGAAATTATTAAAGCCAATTGGATCAAAATTATAAAGATAAAAAGAAGATCAAATAATGCAACAATGTCGCCAACAAAGTCATGAGACTAAATATGGTCAAATTACAAATTGTAGATGAAATGTGGCAATGTCAAGaattaaaagtgaaagtttcttgaatagtaaatataaaatgaaagtgatgaggaattatatatataaaaaagtatGTGATGGATATATCAAGATTGATCCAAGAAGATGGGCCCAAGGCTTGTATGGCTCATTGAGCGAATGCCCAAGAGTAGAGATCGCCTGTGCAGGGCATAAAGCTAAAAACCGAAGGAAACGCCTTGAGCAATTCAAGGAGCGAACGACCCCAAGGATGGTAATCACTAGTGGCCCTCGTAGCTCATCTCAGAGCTTGGTTCGGTGGGCCTTGACTTGGTCTTAACTCTTAAGGTAGGGGTAGGTGTTTCGGGCTTtggttcgtttttttttttttttttttttttcagtttcgGTTTTggcttttttgttttaaaaaatttaaaccattcggtttaacattagatTTCGGTTCGATTCGATTTGAAACAGTTCGGTTTCGGTTTAGATTTAATTCGGTTCAGTTTAAGTCTCTAAATTTCAGCATTTCCTAATTTTCCGAACATACTATCACATTatccatatccaaaatctaaacattatataacaaaatagcaattcaaagtccaaacatactactaagtactaattgtgaggtaaagaaCAATTGCAACAAACAACAAAAGCGCAATGTAGTATTGAgaacaaattaaactataaagaaatcaaataaaaaatttaagagagacACCAGTGAAAATAGGAATTAATTAAACGACGGAGCAGACATCAAGGGACTTAGAtttacttcattattattattattattattattattattattattattattattattattaaaacctaacAAAGTTCAGTTCAGTTCGGTTTACAAGAATCCCGAATCGTTTGATTTTGTATTAGgtttgattcggttcaaataaaccgaaccgaattgcTCACCCCTATCTCAAGGCATGccctatatatttttatttaggaTTTTGTTAGGTTACGGTCTTTGACTTTATATAGTTATACCATTATTCTAACCTAGAAAATGTCATGTTCTTTCGTTACACAATCATGCTCTCTTCATTACACAACTTATAATACACAAACAtcaattatattgttgttgtattataaaaggaaaaacaaaagtaTGATACATTGTGTACATATATACTGCTTTTCTTGTTTCTGATCTTTTTCCCCATTGAATTTGCCAAATGTttcaattatacatacatataaactTAGACGATCTCAAATTTGCCGAACCCTCCATCCCTAGAGTCATTGTCAAGATAAATGGATTATATTCAAATTCCATACAACTACTTCCCATCATTACCTTTTAAGTCAGGTCAGGAACTAAGTCCTAGaatatttgaattatatttgTGAGTATGATGAAGAGTTGGTATGAATGTGGTTTGAAATGGTTGGTTTGTAATTACTGAGGTGAAGAAGATAATGCACTCCAATTCCAACATCATAAACCGCAAGCCCCAGCCTCCCACCAACCCAGCTTCCCAACTGGCTTCCGATGAGGAACCCGAACCAACGCAGCCTTCCTTCGCCGGCCAATCCGCCGGAATACGCCCCCAAGAACGTCCCGGCGCTTCTAACCACTCCCTCGCAGGTTGTCCCTCCCGCGTAAACCGTCTCGAAGAAATCCCAAACCGACGACACGGTGGGCGCCATTATGTGCTTCGCTTGCAAATACGCGCGCCTCGCCGCCGCGTCCCCCACTTCGGCGGCCGCCGCCATCGCGTCTCGGCGGTTTCGGCCTTGGGATAGGTTTTGTTGGAGGGCGGAGTTTGTGGCCTCCGCCCTTACCTTGTGAACGTGAGAAGCTCTAACGTAGTACATGTAAACCTTGACCGCCTCTTTGAGGATGCACGCCACGCTCCCGTAGCTCATGTCCAAGCAGTTCAAGAACGTAAATCTTTCTCCCCGCCCTCTCctccccgccgccgccgccaaaTTTCCTCCGACTAGTTGCCGGCATTTCTCGGCTgcaccaacaaattaaaatatgctcaatctatattaaaagtattggACAAGGCTCGTGAATGGCCAAGTCCAGTATTAATAGCTAAGGGATTACTGGACGGAGACTGAAGAGTCAAATTCAGCATCTTGTCTCTGGAAAATGTAGTATATACTAAGGatgtaaaattacatatttactaTTGATTTTTACTTTTTGACATAATGGTAAACTTTTAATCATAACAAAAAGacaataacataatatataggTCAAAATTGAAAGCAAAAGAGGACTAACCTGTGAGGCTAAGAAGAATGATTGCAGTAAGCAGGGAGACATATAGGATCCTCATAATCTCTGATCTGGAGCGGAATCTCGTGAAGGGTCAAATCTAACACCAAGGTGGTTAGTTAGGGCCTAGGGGATTGGAAGGGGCAAGTCTAGCACGTGCTTATTGAAAATATGACggcataaagaaataaagttacacttACCTTGGctactaattataatttttggtgTAATGGTAAGCGCTTATCCTTAGATGGATATTACATTGTGATTGTGTTGTTATTTGGATTGTTATATACACAGACGacgataataatataattggcaTGATGCATGGGATTGGCAAcgcaaaaaattaaagaatattgaTGTAATGTCTATTGGCAAGGAAAGGAAAGGTAAGCTAAGGTTGAGTGGCAAAGTAAGCAAATGATTccaataaagaaataaagaaacgTATAGGTCTAGGCCTCTGTCTATTCTATTCTATGATATAAAACACATACCGTACGGAGTAGCATTTTATTTGGTGCAGTAGTCTACGCAATGGAAGTACATAATATAGGTTTATTCCacggaaaaaaaattcaaaattttataaatcacaattatatctaaacttttaaaattttgtggttTGCGGCAATTATACTCCGATCTTATTATCTAAAcctgaaaataatttaattctcaGGATTATGGTATTAATTGATGACTATAATATTTGAACAAACTTTTATGtgtaaaatgtttaatttttttaatagcttAACTTTGTGATAAGGAATATTTTTCGAAAATTCTCCCCAACATGTACCGTGTACCTACTCGGTATCTACTATCTAATCATGCTACTGAGAATCGTTCCCGACCCTTACCTTGACCGTGCCCGACATCAACGGGACCGagctaaataataaataattcaataGTACTTCGCTGCCTTGGGACCGACATTGGGACGATCATCCTGAGCAAGGCTACTTGAGAATTTGGACCTAGATTCCTAGCCTTAACCCAACCCCATCCCAATGGGTGATTAGGAATCTAGGTACATGTGGCTATTATGGTGTTGTTCCCGAGCCCATGCATGTACGACATGTGTCAGTCATGCCGAGAGCACGACATGTGTCTCCCTTCCTCCGCTATAAATACTGCAGTTAATGCTAGAAGGGGGACTTTTGGTCTTTTTACCTACTATGCTATATCTCGGGACCATCTGACCTCACGTCTTAACCCAAGCTCAAGACTTAAACCAACAAGTAAACTATTAAAAGACCCATTTACGGTCCGACCTCCGTCCTATACGCATTTGTGAATACGACAATATTTACTACATCACTTTGAACTTTGAGTTGTATAGACTATGATACATTATAatcttttaatgattttatgtttttgttttctttttcttttttaaaattattgggTGCAAACTCAAGAAAACTAGTTTAGAATTTAGATAATATTCTTTTTTGGATTGGAAATTATAATTGTGACTTAatacaaatatttgatattaactTGTCATCAAATTCTTGCCAATAAGccgaatatatattataaggaATTGGTATATATTACAATGATTTCCTTAAAATGGTGGATTGGTGGTTTGTCAACATTAATTTTTTCTGAGCTACTCTTATGTTGTAATGTTAAAATGAAAGGCACTAGTTTTTCCCTATTCTTAACAATCTTTGATTGGTCATAGGATATATTTGCAAGAACAGAGGTTGGGGTTGTAATttctgaaataaaataaatggaagagaaaaaaaatgtatcaaaagATTATAGCATTGATATATAACAGTAGATATATTAATGACAGCTAGTAAAGAGCTGAGGTTTTACTCTTTACAGTCTGATTTCTAAACAAAATTTTCACATGTGAAGTTGGATTCTCCAGCCAGGATAGGAAGAATCAAAATGGatacatgtatgtataatgtatgtatactcatcactcaaactttttttttttttttttttcttttcacaaCACTGCAATATTACAATTGTGCAGAAGGAACAATGTACAAGCTAAGGTGGAGCAATGAACAAAACCCCTTTTGTATGTTTCCATATTACTCTCTATCTTTGCTACATCACACCTTGAAATCCTAATGCTTCAACTTCAACTAGCTCCCACTAAATGTTTCTGGATTTTCTATGTCGGTCTGATGATGTTGAGGACCGACATGCGatgttgctgctgctgttgctgttgctgtttgGTTTGGCTGTGGCCACCGTCCTGGAGGTAGCGCGACTTGAGGATTCTCTTGGCGGTGTAACAAAACG from Ipomoea triloba cultivar NCNSP0323 chromosome 7, ASM357664v1 encodes:
- the LOC116024400 gene encoding uncharacterized protein LOC116024400, with protein sequence MSYGSVACILKEAVKVYMYYVRASHVHKVRAEATNSALQQNLSQGRNRRDAMAAAAEVGDAAARRAYLQAKHIMAPTVSSVWDFFETVYAGGTTCEGVVRSAGTFLGAYSGGLAGEGRLRWFGFLIGSQLGSWVGGRLGLAVYDVGIGVHYLLHLSNYKPTISNHIHTNSSSYSQI
- the LOC116024398 gene encoding uncharacterized protein LOC116024398, whose amino-acid sequence is MFLSNKKKLEKNAIFDLSVGAMTRAILKKSLPPKLKDSCSFFIPCVIRGFAFGRAQTYINDPTNGRPLNQALVGVLEDILMMIDQYLILGDFVVLDIEEDSKVPIILGRPFLATAEVIDVNKGKLAMEIRDNKIEFNIFQMVKHRPSYIDEYKFIGVHVVVWVVTVRIRLLEKKETKILTKCMVWKKNSR